A single genomic interval of Barnesiella intestinihominis YIT 11860 harbors:
- a CDS encoding SUMF1/EgtB/PvdO family nonheme iron enzyme, producing the protein MKKIIVYITLAILVAACAPSSRHSGEVTGVGGTAWNEPTPYGMVLISRGSYKMGPAEKDSIWGTQQEPRAVSIDAFWMDETEITNSKYKQFVFWVRDSIIRERLADPAYGGNEVFKIEEDREGNPIKPRLNWDKAIPWRNPNEDEARAIESVYRINPITGERQLDATQMNYRYEIFDHTEASKRKNRLDPARRDLNTDHTPDYDEIVMISKDTAYIDEDGRIIRETITRPLGSEFDFLNTYIVNIYPDTTVWVNDFENAYNEPYVRLYFSHAGYNDYPVVGVSWEQANAFCAWRTALLKGSVGRNAVVIEPYRLPTEAEWEYAARAGKNENKFPWTGNLPMAEKGCFYANFKPDDGNYVKDGNLITSPVGSYSPNEFGLYDMAGNVSEWTSTAYTEAVSQNTSDLNPEYKYNAAKEDPYRMKRKVVRGGSWKDVSNFIRSDIRMWEYQNEQRSYIGFRCVRSQIGFAKAKR; encoded by the coding sequence ATGAAAAAGATAATCGTGTATATCACCCTTGCCATTCTCGTCGCAGCATGCGCACCTTCGTCGCGCCATAGCGGTGAAGTTACAGGTGTCGGAGGTACGGCATGGAATGAGCCTACACCCTACGGTATGGTTCTCATTTCTCGTGGATCCTATAAAATGGGACCGGCCGAGAAGGACAGTATTTGGGGAACACAACAAGAACCGAGGGCTGTCTCTATCGATGCCTTCTGGATGGACGAAACAGAAATCACCAACTCAAAATACAAACAATTTGTATTCTGGGTACGCGACTCTATCATTCGGGAACGCCTCGCCGATCCCGCCTATGGAGGCAACGAAGTGTTCAAAATCGAAGAAGACCGGGAGGGAAACCCCATCAAGCCTCGGTTGAATTGGGATAAAGCCATTCCGTGGAGAAATCCCAATGAAGACGAAGCGCGAGCCATCGAAAGCGTGTACAGAATTAACCCCATTACGGGAGAACGCCAACTCGATGCCACCCAAATGAACTACCGCTACGAGATCTTCGACCACACCGAGGCATCCAAACGGAAGAATCGTCTCGACCCGGCACGCCGTGACCTCAACACCGACCATACCCCCGACTACGATGAAATCGTAATGATATCCAAAGATACCGCATATATCGACGAAGACGGGCGTATCATTCGCGAGACCATCACACGGCCGTTAGGCAGCGAGTTTGACTTCCTCAATACCTACATCGTCAATATCTACCCCGATACCACCGTGTGGGTAAACGACTTCGAGAATGCCTACAACGAGCCATACGTGAGACTTTATTTCTCCCATGCCGGCTATAACGACTATCCGGTCGTAGGGGTTTCGTGGGAACAAGCAAACGCATTCTGCGCTTGGCGCACCGCGCTCTTGAAAGGTTCGGTGGGACGTAACGCCGTTGTTATCGAACCTTACAGACTTCCCACCGAAGCCGAATGGGAATATGCGGCAAGAGCCGGGAAAAATGAGAACAAATTCCCGTGGACAGGTAACCTGCCTATGGCCGAAAAAGGGTGTTTCTATGCCAACTTCAAGCCCGATGACGGGAATTACGTGAAAGACGGAAACCTCATCACTTCGCCGGTAGGCTCCTATTCCCCGAACGAGTTCGGATTATACGACATGGCCGGTAACGTATCGGAATGGACTTCGACAGCCTATACCGAAGCCGTATCGCAAAACACCAGCGACCTTAACCCCGAATACAAATATAATGCGGCCAAAGAAGACCCCTACCGCATGAAACGCAAAGTAGTCCGGGGCGGTTCGTGGAAAGACGTTTCCAACTTCATTCGTTCCGATATCCGCATGTGGGAATACCAAAACGAACAACGATCCTATATCGGATTCCGTTGCGTTCGCTCTCAAATCGGATTCGCAAAAGCAAAAAGATAA
- a CDS encoding type IX secretion system membrane protein PorP/SprF, giving the protein MQIVRIVILTLCCLVFATAKAQIDTQFSQYWALPGYYNPAAAGSSDKLNILTSTRQQWIGMPGAPQTYFVTGDMPFKFLKQNHGVGLVVTSETEGLYSHLILGAQYAFKIKLWKGVLSLGIQLGMLDERFDGTQVSIPTSDYHQATDDGIPTTELQGMSFDMSFGAWYTHPWFYAGISVSHLNEPSITFEDKYETYIGRSYYFIAGSNIPIKNTLYEVQPSMMVKSNLNITQYELSCRVKYNKLFWGGLSYRWKDACIFMIGAEYKNFIAGYAYDYPVSAIVKASSGSHEVFLGYSLKLDLSDKNKNKHKSIRIM; this is encoded by the coding sequence ATGCAGATTGTAAGAATCGTTATTCTAACCCTGTGTTGTTTGGTCTTTGCCACAGCAAAGGCTCAGATTGATACGCAGTTCAGCCAATACTGGGCTCTGCCCGGCTATTACAATCCGGCAGCTGCGGGAAGTTCCGACAAGCTCAACATACTCACCTCCACCCGGCAACAATGGATAGGTATGCCGGGAGCCCCTCAAACCTATTTCGTGACAGGCGACATGCCTTTCAAATTCTTGAAACAGAACCACGGAGTAGGACTGGTCGTCACTTCCGAAACCGAAGGGCTATACTCCCATCTGATTTTAGGAGCGCAATATGCCTTCAAAATCAAATTATGGAAAGGAGTACTCAGCCTCGGCATACAACTGGGAATGCTCGACGAACGTTTCGACGGCACACAAGTCAGCATACCCACGAGCGATTACCATCAAGCCACCGACGACGGAATCCCCACTACCGAGTTGCAAGGCATGTCGTTCGATATGTCTTTCGGGGCATGGTACACCCACCCGTGGTTCTATGCGGGAATTTCGGTCTCACACCTCAACGAGCCATCGATCACCTTTGAAGACAAATACGAAACATACATCGGCAGATCCTATTATTTTATCGCCGGGAGCAATATTCCCATTAAAAACACGTTATATGAAGTGCAGCCCTCCATGATGGTGAAAAGCAACCTCAACATCACGCAGTACGAGTTATCCTGCCGTGTAAAATACAACAAACTGTTCTGGGGAGGCCTTTCATATCGCTGGAAAGACGCATGTATATTTATGATAGGTGCGGAATATAAAAACTTTATAGCGGGATATGCCTACGACTACCCGGTATCGGCCATTGTAAAAGCCAGTAGCGGAAGCCACGAAGTATTTCTCGGATACAGTTTGAAACTCGACCTGTCCGATAAAAATAAAAATAAACACAAAAGCATACGCATAATGTAG
- the gldL gene encoding gliding motility protein GldL, which produces MGKYKRYKNSIEKFLSSDKGQRFFNFAYSIGAAIVIWGALFKILHLPGGSLLLSIGMGTEVLMFILSAFDTPPKTYHWEEVFPVLNSKNPEDRPEFSGGKGTVIIGGNGKGGGSNGGNYSDVTPSDAKRAVGIPEGLNLSDADTQSLTDSIQKMSAAADQLSRMAELTDATQQYLTQLSGIAEQMEQLRSATESLTAVSNTLLQSYRNITENSEGISDTSQGYVSGMETLNRNISGLNTIYEIQLKSISSQLDNIDRVNNGLKNIRDMYERSASDSSRYCEATEKMTQYIQQLNSVYEKMITAMTINMYRPMGGAPVEMPEKPKDDTEQK; this is translated from the coding sequence ATGGGAAAATACAAAAGATATAAAAACAGTATTGAAAAGTTCTTATCCAGCGATAAAGGACAACGATTTTTCAATTTCGCATACAGTATAGGCGCTGCGATTGTAATCTGGGGTGCTCTGTTCAAAATCCTGCACCTCCCCGGAGGCAGTCTCTTGCTTTCTATCGGTATGGGAACAGAAGTGCTCATGTTCATTCTATCCGCCTTCGACACTCCCCCGAAAACATATCATTGGGAAGAAGTTTTTCCCGTACTAAATAGTAAAAACCCCGAAGACCGGCCCGAATTTTCAGGAGGGAAAGGAACCGTCATTATCGGTGGAAACGGCAAAGGCGGAGGTAGTAACGGAGGGAACTACTCCGATGTCACCCCGTCCGATGCCAAAAGAGCTGTGGGAATACCCGAAGGCCTCAATTTAAGCGATGCCGACACGCAAAGCCTCACCGATAGTATTCAAAAAATGTCGGCTGCCGCCGATCAACTTTCGCGTATGGCAGAACTGACAGATGCAACCCAACAATACCTCACCCAACTCTCCGGTATAGCCGAACAGATGGAACAATTAAGGAGTGCGACCGAGAGCCTCACCGCCGTATCGAACACCCTCTTGCAATCTTACCGCAACATCACGGAAAACTCCGAAGGAATATCCGACACCTCGCAAGGATATGTTTCGGGTATGGAAACGCTCAACCGTAACATCAGTGGGTTGAATACCATCTATGAGATACAGTTGAAGAGCATCAGTTCGCAACTCGATAATATAGACCGTGTAAACAACGGGCTGAAAAACATTCGCGACATGTACGAACGCTCCGCTTCCGATAGCTCCCGTTATTGCGAAGCAACCGAAAAAATGACACAATATATACAGCAACTCAATTCGGTTTACGAAAAGATGATCACGGCAATGACCATCAACATGTACAGACCTATGGGAGGAGCTCCCGTGGAAATGCCCGAAAAACCGAAAGACGACACCGAACAAAAATAA
- a CDS encoding glycoside hydrolase family 2 TIM barrel-domain containing protein, which translates to MKNIVLFLSAACLLSAPIFGQQQENRFAEITDPQLLNINKLPPHASFTSYIDETSALNKDKANGSFYLPLNGTWKFHYTEKFKERPMNFMEPDFNTADWKEIKVPGNWELQGFGDPIYVNVGYEFVSPGFDKYLQEPNPPMVPEAWNPTGTYRRDFALPANWKGKRIFLSADAVKGAAYFYLNGEFIGMSKAGKVPVQFDITPVVKPGENTLAVQMHRFSDANYFEGQDFWRLTGFERDVYLYAQPQTRIADFEAQTPLDSSFKNGVFKLDVKVQNDEVKARSISVSYRLIDHAEQTVAHGEKAIKLDKNSSQSVSFAETINDVKAWTAETPNLYTLLISTADETGKIEECIPSRIGFRTVEIKNKQLLVNGQPILVKGVNVHEHDPLTGHYITEETMLKDFELWKKYNVNTVRTCHYPQQKRFYELCDEYGFYVIDEANIESHGMGYSLQTGGSLGNNPLYLPAHLDRLKDMVERDKNHPSIITWSLGNEAGNGYCFYETYLWLKQRDPSRPVQYERAEHEWNTDIVCPMYISPKGIEAYALNPKSHRPLILCEYAHAMGNSLGNFQDYWDIIEKYDLLQGGCIWDWVDQGLEKTNEKGEKFWAYGGDYGDTGTPSDGDFCINGIVYPDRKIKPQTIEMGKVYQNIKFKNFDRTKGTIEVQNEFFFTDLDKYDFAYAVKGNGKVLKTGKFTVSLRPRQKCTVTLNGLPNMDKETVDYQIEFEARQKKAEPFLPQGYVVAREQISVKPAVKPVAKPNQGVVSQTDNGDETIFSGKNFSVTFDKNSGLITSYRYKGTEYILDGFGLRPAFWRAPLDNDYGYNSPKLLGKWKEASQQPPVARSFSIDKKENDNVRVVCRYLYPQTRSEWEISYTIFGNGVIKVDNTFEVSDPQAPMIPRVGLRMQLPDSFTRLEYYGRGPWENYIDRRTSCFIGRYEANIADLYEPYVRPQENNHRTDVSWFALTGKKNALLIVADSLLEFNVSNYPLESFDSGDHRDDGRQRPENPGQRHNCDPKPAELVDLFIDYRMMGLGGDDSWGAQPHEEYQINLAPGKISYGFSLIPLDKNANFEKAIKQY; encoded by the coding sequence ATGAAGAACATTGTGCTATTTCTATCGGCCGCTTGCCTGTTATCCGCACCTATCTTCGGACAACAGCAAGAAAATCGATTTGCCGAAATTACCGACCCGCAATTACTCAATATCAACAAGCTGCCGCCTCACGCCAGTTTCACCTCTTACATCGACGAGACATCGGCTTTGAACAAGGACAAGGCGAACGGAAGTTTCTACCTACCTTTGAACGGGACATGGAAATTCCATTATACCGAAAAATTCAAAGAAAGACCCATGAATTTCATGGAGCCCGATTTTAACACCGCCGATTGGAAAGAGATAAAAGTCCCCGGAAACTGGGAGCTGCAAGGATTCGGCGACCCTATCTATGTAAATGTAGGGTATGAATTCGTATCTCCGGGATTCGACAAATATCTCCAAGAGCCCAATCCTCCTATGGTTCCCGAAGCGTGGAACCCGACCGGTACATACCGCCGGGATTTCGCCCTCCCCGCAAACTGGAAAGGAAAAAGAATCTTTCTAAGCGCCGATGCGGTAAAAGGTGCTGCTTACTTCTATCTGAACGGTGAATTCATAGGTATGTCGAAAGCAGGGAAAGTTCCGGTACAATTCGATATAACTCCTGTCGTAAAACCCGGGGAAAATACCTTAGCCGTACAAATGCACAGATTCTCCGATGCCAATTATTTCGAGGGACAGGACTTTTGGAGGCTAACCGGATTTGAAAGAGACGTATATCTCTATGCCCAGCCGCAAACCCGAATCGCTGATTTCGAAGCACAAACACCTCTCGACTCATCATTCAAGAACGGGGTATTCAAACTCGATGTAAAAGTACAAAACGACGAGGTTAAGGCGCGTTCCATTTCCGTTTCGTATCGACTCATCGACCACGCCGAACAAACCGTAGCCCACGGGGAAAAAGCGATAAAACTCGACAAGAACAGTTCACAATCCGTCTCTTTTGCAGAAACGATAAACGACGTAAAAGCATGGACCGCCGAGACTCCGAATCTATACACACTACTTATTTCGACTGCCGATGAAACAGGGAAAATCGAAGAATGCATTCCTTCCCGTATAGGGTTCCGCACCGTCGAAATCAAGAACAAACAACTGTTAGTCAACGGGCAACCTATCCTTGTAAAGGGGGTTAACGTACACGAGCACGACCCGCTTACCGGTCATTACATAACCGAAGAAACCATGCTCAAAGATTTCGAGCTTTGGAAAAAATACAATGTAAATACGGTTCGTACTTGTCACTATCCTCAACAAAAAAGATTTTATGAACTATGCGACGAATACGGATTCTATGTCATCGACGAAGCCAACATAGAGTCTCATGGTATGGGATATAGCTTACAAACCGGAGGAAGTCTCGGTAACAATCCTCTCTATTTACCAGCTCATTTAGACCGTCTTAAAGACATGGTAGAACGGGATAAAAACCACCCGTCTATCATCACATGGTCTCTGGGGAACGAGGCGGGGAACGGTTACTGTTTTTATGAAACTTATTTGTGGCTGAAACAACGGGATCCGTCTCGTCCGGTTCAATACGAACGTGCCGAACATGAATGGAATACGGATATCGTTTGCCCCATGTATATTTCCCCGAAAGGAATCGAAGCATATGCTCTTAACCCCAAATCGCATCGGCCTCTTATCCTCTGTGAATATGCCCACGCTATGGGGAACAGTTTGGGAAACTTCCAAGATTATTGGGATATCATCGAAAAATACGATCTTCTTCAAGGCGGCTGTATATGGGACTGGGTAGATCAAGGACTCGAAAAGACAAATGAAAAAGGCGAAAAATTCTGGGCTTACGGCGGTGATTACGGAGATACCGGAACTCCCTCCGATGGAGATTTCTGCATCAATGGTATCGTATATCCCGACCGGAAAATAAAACCACAGACCATTGAAATGGGCAAGGTTTATCAAAATATCAAATTCAAAAACTTCGACCGAACGAAAGGAACGATCGAAGTTCAAAACGAATTTTTCTTCACAGACCTCGACAAATACGATTTCGCTTATGCGGTAAAAGGGAATGGGAAAGTATTGAAAACCGGGAAATTCACCGTCTCGTTGCGTCCGCGTCAGAAATGTACGGTTACATTGAACGGGCTGCCGAATATGGATAAAGAAACCGTAGACTATCAAATCGAATTCGAGGCCAGACAGAAAAAAGCGGAACCTTTCCTTCCGCAAGGTTATGTCGTAGCACGCGAACAAATCTCGGTCAAACCGGCCGTCAAGCCAGTTGCAAAACCCAATCAAGGAGTCGTCTCACAAACCGATAATGGTGACGAGACGATTTTCTCCGGCAAGAATTTCAGCGTTACATTCGACAAAAACAGCGGCTTGATCACCTCGTACCGGTATAAAGGAACCGAATATATCCTCGACGGATTCGGACTCCGCCCCGCTTTTTGGAGAGCTCCGTTAGACAACGACTACGGCTATAACTCACCCAAGCTATTGGGTAAATGGAAAGAAGCCTCCCAACAGCCCCCTGTCGCCCGTTCATTCTCCATCGATAAAAAAGAGAACGATAACGTTCGTGTCGTTTGCCGATACCTTTACCCGCAAACCCGGTCGGAATGGGAAATCTCCTATACGATATTCGGTAACGGGGTTATCAAAGTAGACAACACGTTCGAGGTATCCGATCCCCAAGCGCCCATGATTCCCCGCGTAGGATTGCGTATGCAGTTACCCGACTCATTCACCCGGTTGGAATACTATGGCCGAGGACCGTGGGAAAACTACATAGACCGCCGTACCAGTTGTTTTATCGGGCGATACGAAGCCAACATAGCCGACCTTTACGAGCCGTATGTACGTCCGCAAGAAAATAACCATCGCACCGATGTGAGCTGGTTTGCTCTTACAGGCAAAAAGAACGCTTTGCTAATCGTCGCCGACAGCTTGTTGGAATTCAATGTTTCGAACTATCCCCTCGAATCGTTCGATAGCGGAGACCATCGTGACGACGGTCGTCAGCGTCCCGAAAATCCCGGGCAACGTCACAACTGCGATCCCAAGCCGGCCGAACTGGTCGACCTGTTCATCGATTACCGTATGATGGGACTCGGCGGAGACGATTCTTGGGGCGCTCAGCCTCATGAGGAATACCAAATCAATTTAGCTCCCGGAAAAATTTCTTACGGATTCAGCTTAATTCCTTTGGATAAAAACGCTAACTTTGAGAAAGCCATCAAACAATACTAA
- a CDS encoding helix-turn-helix domain-containing protein yields the protein MPPKSTDTNLNPQTQEHFLLSFERPASSSEDNTLLTSSDKLTIVLCTRGCKTVQLNFTEYVLEPGSIAFLYPNTIWKPIKTSSDFQARYLSMREHSPKERNAFLDLETIFSLSTYIARHPHTSLSANESIVVEGYFRLIQNRYEAHVNYAIIRSLISAFILELNQMFAIRVERKKLKISRKEDILWRFLSLLTQHYKENRSVDFYADKLCISPKHLSSVIKQLSHKTAHEIISDVVIMAAKQLLKTTTLSIQEISEELNFANQSFFGKFFKQNTGQSPSSYRGE from the coding sequence ATGCCTCCAAAATCTACGGATACGAATCTAAATCCGCAAACGCAGGAACATTTTCTACTTTCTTTTGAAAGGCCCGCTTCCTCTTCCGAGGATAATACATTACTCACATCTTCCGACAAACTTACGATCGTATTATGTACCCGAGGTTGTAAAACCGTGCAACTGAACTTTACAGAATATGTACTCGAACCCGGTAGTATCGCGTTCCTCTACCCCAACACGATTTGGAAACCGATAAAAACGAGCAGCGACTTTCAGGCACGTTATCTCTCGATGAGAGAACATTCGCCCAAAGAAAGAAATGCTTTTTTGGACTTGGAAACCATTTTCTCGTTAAGTACCTATATCGCCAGACACCCGCATACGTCCCTTTCAGCGAATGAGTCGATAGTGGTCGAAGGCTATTTTCGTCTGATACAAAACAGATACGAGGCCCACGTAAACTATGCGATCATACGTTCTCTTATTTCTGCTTTCATCTTGGAGTTAAACCAAATGTTTGCCATACGGGTAGAACGCAAGAAATTGAAAATATCCCGTAAAGAAGATATTCTATGGAGGTTTCTCTCCTTGCTTACCCAGCATTATAAAGAAAATCGCAGCGTCGATTTTTATGCCGATAAACTCTGTATATCGCCCAAGCATTTATCCTCGGTCATCAAGCAATTAAGTCACAAGACCGCTCACGAGATCATTTCCGACGTCGTTATTATGGCCGCCAAGCAACTCCTAAAAACCACGACGCTAAGTATCCAAGAAATTTCGGAAGAACTGAACTTTGCCAATCAATCTTTCTTCGGCAAATTTTTTAAACAAAATACCGGACAATCTCCGTCCTCATATCGAGGTGAATGA
- the gldM gene encoding gliding motility protein GldM produces the protein MASNNNRLTPRQKMINLMYIVLTAMLALNVSSDVLNGFKQVEDGLERSTSNASLQNDVLYQKLADFNSQNPEKGGPWYKKSLEVKKQTALLYDYIDSLKNVIVKKADGKDGDVNNIEHQDDLEAASYIMLSPAQKQGMKLRKEIDDYRNLIGSLMTDSIKRAAIENYLSTTIHSGNRTQAPSMWETTLFENMPVIAAVTILTKIQSDVRYAESEALHTLINNIDEGDVRVNQLNAFVIPNSKNIMRGGKYSANIVLAAIDTTQRPAIYINGKQLPPENNGLYEFVCGSTGIFDFQGYLEVPRGDGSMTRHEFSSSYTVVEPSATISATLMNVLYAGIGNPISISVPGIPNHAIQATMTNGTLTRQGDNWIAKPAKVGQDAVITVTATMDGRAQTVANTQFRVRQLPDPMPFIAYKDANGYEQKYKGGKPFPKTRLLSAPGIQAAIDDDLLNVTYRVLRFETVFFDSMGNAIPEVSDGANFSQRQKDSFRRLSRGKRFYISRVRAVGPDGIERDLSPIEVIVN, from the coding sequence ATGGCATCGAATAACAACAGACTTACACCCCGGCAGAAGATGATAAACCTCATGTATATCGTCCTCACTGCCATGCTGGCCCTCAACGTGTCGTCCGATGTACTCAACGGATTCAAGCAAGTTGAAGACGGATTGGAAAGGTCTACCTCGAATGCTTCGCTGCAAAACGATGTCCTCTACCAAAAACTGGCCGACTTCAATAGTCAGAATCCCGAAAAAGGAGGACCGTGGTACAAAAAATCGCTGGAAGTAAAAAAACAGACCGCCCTCTTATACGACTACATCGACTCCCTGAAAAACGTAATCGTCAAGAAAGCCGACGGTAAAGACGGCGATGTAAATAATATCGAACATCAGGACGACCTCGAAGCAGCGTCATACATCATGTTGTCCCCCGCCCAAAAGCAAGGAATGAAATTGAGAAAGGAGATAGACGACTACCGCAATCTCATCGGCAGTCTCATGACCGACTCCATCAAAAGAGCAGCGATCGAAAACTACCTTTCGACCACCATTCACTCGGGCAACAGAACCCAAGCCCCCTCCATGTGGGAAACGACGCTGTTCGAAAATATGCCGGTAATCGCCGCCGTAACCATTCTGACAAAAATACAGAGCGACGTGCGGTATGCCGAAAGCGAAGCGCTGCACACCCTCATCAATAACATCGACGAAGGAGACGTACGTGTCAACCAGTTGAACGCGTTCGTTATTCCCAATTCGAAAAACATTATGAGAGGCGGGAAATATAGTGCCAACATCGTTCTGGCAGCCATCGATACGACCCAGCGACCGGCCATATACATCAACGGGAAACAACTCCCTCCCGAAAACAACGGCCTATATGAATTCGTCTGTGGAAGCACCGGAATATTCGATTTTCAAGGCTATCTCGAAGTTCCGCGCGGTGACGGTTCCATGACCCGTCACGAATTCTCTTCGTCCTACACCGTGGTAGAGCCGAGTGCGACCATATCGGCAACCTTGATGAACGTTCTGTATGCAGGTATCGGTAACCCTATCAGCATATCGGTTCCCGGCATCCCCAATCACGCCATTCAAGCTACGATGACGAACGGCACTCTCACCCGTCAAGGAGACAACTGGATAGCCAAACCGGCGAAAGTAGGACAAGACGCGGTAATAACCGTAACCGCCACAATGGACGGGCGGGCGCAAACAGTCGCCAACACTCAGTTCCGGGTACGGCAACTCCCCGACCCTATGCCATTCATCGCCTATAAAGATGCAAACGGTTACGAACAAAAATACAAAGGAGGGAAACCTTTCCCCAAAACACGACTGCTTTCTGCGCCCGGTATTCAAGCCGCAATCGACGACGACCTGTTAAACGTCACCTATCGGGTACTGCGATTTGAAACGGTCTTTTTCGACTCTATGGGAAATGCGATTCCCGAGGTTTCCGACGGAGCCAATTTCTCTCAACGACAGAAAGATTCGTTCCGCAGACTATCGAGAGGAAAACGGTTCTATATATCGAGAGTCCGCGCCGTCGGCCCCGATGGTATAGAACGCGATCTGTCACCTATCGAAGTAATTGTAAACTAA
- the gldN gene encoding gliding motility protein GldN, which yields MKYNSANMNTLIKSCLTLCLLWSAIGSHAQVIKKSDTDDSKKTSNQLSVRAQSLYDTQDASDADIPWMRVIYRQIDLNKEKNMPLYYPEESTENQENLFRIVMKLLANNQIPAYEYLDGREIFTDEYRIKVKEMFDRFHILYAPAKGYSEKNPRFTVEESDIPSNEVLSYYILEKWIFDRRTSQVKPSIEAICPVLHRTGDFGGEAVKYPMFWVKYNDIRPYIARQYILASNENNVQQYNYDDYFQMRMYEGEIYKTQNLRNQSLMQMYPNDSIRKQAQDSIEKQLKNFNENLWVPSPEEIAKAKEEQAAKEAKENGETLDNDKQKKEKSRTARSSRAKKQKEAKVKKQKQPKQQKSSAAPVRSVRRTR from the coding sequence ATGAAATATAATTCAGCAAATATGAATACCCTGATAAAAAGCTGTTTGACCCTCTGCCTGCTATGGTCGGCAATAGGGAGTCATGCACAAGTAATCAAAAAAAGCGATACCGATGACTCGAAAAAGACAAGCAACCAACTCAGCGTCCGGGCTCAATCGCTTTATGACACTCAGGATGCATCGGATGCCGACATTCCGTGGATGAGGGTAATCTATCGGCAAATCGACTTGAACAAAGAAAAAAACATGCCGCTCTATTATCCCGAAGAGTCCACCGAAAATCAGGAGAATCTTTTCAGAATTGTCATGAAACTTTTGGCGAACAACCAGATACCGGCATACGAATACCTCGACGGACGAGAAATATTCACCGACGAATATCGCATCAAAGTAAAAGAAATGTTCGACCGCTTCCATATTCTGTATGCCCCGGCAAAAGGATACTCCGAGAAGAATCCCCGCTTCACGGTAGAAGAAAGCGATATACCCTCCAACGAGGTACTCTCCTACTATATCTTGGAAAAATGGATATTCGACCGCCGCACCTCGCAGGTAAAACCGTCCATCGAGGCCATCTGCCCGGTACTTCACCGTACGGGCGACTTCGGAGGCGAAGCAGTCAAATACCCCATGTTCTGGGTTAAATACAACGACATACGCCCCTACATCGCACGCCAATACATCTTGGCGAGCAACGAAAACAACGTACAGCAATACAACTACGACGATTACTTCCAAATGCGAATGTACGAAGGGGAAATCTACAAAACCCAAAACCTGCGGAACCAGTCGCTCATGCAAATGTATCCCAATGACTCCATTCGGAAACAAGCACAAGACAGCATAGAAAAACAACTGAAAAACTTTAATGAAAATCTATGGGTTCCCTCCCCCGAAGAAATAGCGAAAGCCAAAGAAGAGCAAGCGGCCAAAGAAGCAAAAGAAAACGGAGAAACGCTCGACAATGACAAACAAAAGAAAGAGAAAAGCCGCACCGCTCGTTCTTCACGGGCAAAAAAACAAAAAGAGGCAAAAGTAAAAAAGCAAAAACAGCCGAAACAGCAAAAATCATCTGCTGCCCCCGTACGCTCCGTTCGCCGAACCCGTTAA